The proteins below are encoded in one region of Dasypus novemcinctus isolate mDasNov1 chromosome 13, mDasNov1.1.hap2, whole genome shotgun sequence:
- the CD1E gene encoding LOW QUALITY PROTEIN: T-cell surface glycoprotein CD1e, membrane-associated (The sequence of the model RefSeq protein was modified relative to this genomic sequence to represent the inferred CDS: inserted 6 bases in 5 codons; substituted 1 base at 1 genomic stop codon), whose product MVSISSPVFSAPQDLGPHHQAAEQPLSCILQISSFVCHSWVHSQGSGWLGVLQTHGWDSVLGTVCFLWPWSQGNFNKEEWKNLQALFQLYVHGFIWEVQAFASQFQFEYLFEFQIXSGCRMPAGDASESFLQGAYKEIDFLSFQGNSWQQSSVAGSRAQHICMVLXHYRDIKELVQRLLGDTXVGLLEAGKSELQQRAKPETWVSRGGASPGPGHLLLVCHTSGVHPKLVWXMWMLGEQGQPDTQQGDVLPKADGTWWLPVTLDMTAGXVADLSCXVRHSSLGGQNIIIIWGEKEMSLAGKE is encoded by the exons ATGGTCTCCATTTCCAGTCCAGTCTTCTCAGCTCCTCAGGACTTAGGACCCCACCATCAAGCAGCGGAACAGCCTCTCTCCTGCATACTCCAGATCTCCTCCTTTGTCTGCCACAGCTGGGTGCACTCCCAGGGCTCAGGCTGGCTGGGTGTGCTGCAGACTCATGGCTGGGACAGTGTCTTGGgcactgtctgctttctctggCCCTGGTCCCAGGGAAACTTTAACAAGGAAGAGTGGAAGAACCTCCAGGCACTATTCCAGTTGTATGTCCATGGTTTTATCTGGGAAGTGCAGGCCTTTGCCAGTCAGTTTCAGTTTGAAT ACCTGTTTGAGTTCCAGA CATCTGGCTGTAGAATGCCTGCTGGGGATGCCTCAGAGAGTTTCTTACAAGGGGCATATAAAGAAATAGATTTCCTGAGTTTTCAAGGAAATTCCTGGCAACAATCTTCAGTAGCAGGAAGTCGGGCCCAGCACATCTGCATGGTGC ATCACTACAGAGATATTAAAGAGCTAGTGCAGCGCCTGCTTGGTGACAC CGTAGGCCTCCTTGAAGCAGGGAAGTCAGAATTACAACAGCGAG CGAAGCCAGAAACCTGGGTGTCCAGAGGAGGCGCCAGCCCTGGTCCTGGCCATCTACTGCTGGTGTGCCACACCTCAGGAGTCCACCCTAAGCTGGTGT TGATGTGGATGCTGGGTGAGCAGGGCCAGCCCGatactcagcaaggtgatgtccTGCCCAAAGCTGATGGGACATGGTGGCTCCCGGTGACCCTGGACATGACAGCTG AGGTGGCTGACCTGTCCTGCTGAGTGAGGCACAGCAGTCTAGGCGGTCAGAATATAATCATCATCTGGGgtgagaaagaaatgagcctaGCTGGGAAAGAATAG